In Prunus dulcis chromosome 1, ALMONDv2, whole genome shotgun sequence, the following are encoded in one genomic region:
- the LOC117615662 gene encoding uncharacterized protein LOC117615662 — translation MELETQHSQLPEEDPNNNYQANVDTSRPFRSVREAVAIFGDRLLLGEMYSSPKPHGNNIVQRTPSSSWKLSPMPANYKESEDVSSYGDEEENAGDKVVMDTLKKLEAELEETKVELKLLKERESETEVALASLNAELHKNMSKLAQAEANNAAMASNVLHVAARSSPFTGTNHGLMMEEEKNKREWMIRMEDSTSLAQILSIGTQKNGGGKRENKIMKKKPIVPLVQDLFFWKKGSSTPLRNALFNSSPQLYY, via the coding sequence ATGGAATTGGAAACCCAACATTCTCAGCTTCCTGAAGAAGACCCTAACAACAATTACCAAGCCAATGTTGACACCTCCAGACCCTTCCGCTCCGTCAGAGAAGCCGTGGCCATCTTTGGCGACCGCCTCCTTCTTGGAGAAATGTACTCATCCCCCAAGCCTCATGGCAACAATATTGTCCAAAGAACTCCTTCATCGTCATGGAAGTTGTCGCCGATGCCGGCTAATTATAAAGAAAGCGAAGATGTTAGCAGTTATGGTGATGAGGAGGAGAATGCAGGTGATAAAGTAGTTATGGATACTCTTAAGAAGCTGGAGGCTGAGCTTGAGGAGACAAAGGTGGAGCTGAAGTTGCTGAAGGAGAGAGAGTCTGAAACCGAGGTGGCGTTGGCCTCCTTGAACGCAGAGCTTCATAAGAACATGTCCAAGTTGGCTCAGGCTGAGGCAAATAATGCAGCAATGGCTAGCAATGTACTGCATGTGGCTGCAAGATCATCGCCATTTACCGGTACCAATCATGGTTTGATgatggaggaagagaagaacaaGAGGGAGTGGATGATAAGGATGGAGGATTCTACCTCTTTGGCTCAGATATTGAGCATTGGCACTCAGAAAAATGGCggaggaaaaagagaaaataaaataatgaagaagaagccTATTGTCCCTCTTGTGCAAGATTTGTTTTTCTGGAAAAAAGGATCTTCAACTCCTCTTCGTAACGCTCTTTTTAATTCTTCTCCACAGCTCTACTATTGA
- the LOC117634273 gene encoding 50S ribosomal protein L24-like, translating into MGWKAAEKLIRHWKVLRGDNVMIIRGKDKGETGIIKRVIRSQNRVIVEGKNLVKKHIKQGQGHEGGIFTVEAPLHASNVQVVDPVTGKPVKVGVKYLEDGTKVRVSRGLGASGSIIPRPEILKIRTTPRPTVAGPKDTPMDVVLEKTYDAKTGKGMPAL; encoded by the exons ATGGGTTGGAAAGCAGCTGAGAAACTCATTAGGCACTGGAAGGTTCTCAGAGGAGATAAT GTGATGATAATAAGGGGCAAAGACAAGGGCGAGACGGGTATCATCAAGCGAGTGATCCGTTCCCAGAATCGTGTCATTGTGGAAGGCAAAAATCTG GTAAAGAAACATATCAAGCAAGGCCAAGGTCATGAAGGTGGAATTTTTACTGTTGAAGCCCCTCTTCATGCCTCAAATGTGCAAGTTGTTGATCCAGTTACAGG GAAGCCTGTTAAGGTCGGGGTTAAATATCTTGAGGATGGAACAAAAGTTCGAGTATCTAGGGGACTAGGGGCATCTGGATCTATAATCCCTCGCCCTGAGATCTTGAAGATAAGGACTACTCCAAGACCTACTGTTG CGGGTCCCAAGGATACGCCTATGGATGTCGTGTTGGAGAAGACCTACGATGCTAAAACAGGGAAGGGCATGCCTGCACTTTGA
- the LOC117634271 gene encoding nifU-like protein 2, chloroplastic, which produces MRAMLLTSPSYCRPQQALQQQPSTSWILFLGGSHVSFSRGHNLARPRSRVRLRSASRSLVVKAVATPNSAVELSLTAENVESVLDEIRPYLISDGGNVALHEIEGNVVRLKLQGACGSCPSSVMTMKMGIERRLMEKIPEIVAVEPIADGETGLELNEENIEKVLEEIRPYLVGAAGGSLELVTIEEPIVKVRITGPAAGVMTVRVAVTQKLREKIPSIAAVQLL; this is translated from the exons ATGAGAGCCATGCTTCTAACTTCACCGTCATACTGCAGACCCCAACAAGCCCTTCAGCAACAACCTTCCACG agttggattttatttttaggagGCTCCCATGTGTCGTTCAGTAGAGGGCATAATCTGGCGCGGCCTCGCTCACGGGTTCGATTGCGTTCAGCTTCACGCAGCCTAG TGGTTAAGGCAGTTGCTACTCCAAATTCAGCAGTCGAGTTGTCACTGACTGCAGAGAACGTTGAAAGTGTATTGGATGAAATCCGACCATATCTGATTTCCGATGGGGGAAATGTTGCATTAcatgaaattgaaggaaatgTAGTGCGCTTGAAGCTACAGGGAGCATGTGGCTCCTGTCCAAGCTCTGTTATGACAATGAAAATGGGTATTGAGCGTCGTTTAATGGAAAAAATCCCTGAAATAGTTGCAGTGGAACCAATAGCAGATGGAGAAACGGGGCTTGaactgaatgaagaaaatatagaGAAG GTACTTGAAGAAATTAGACCCTACTTAGTAGGGGCAGCAGGTGGATCTCTTGAACTTGTAACAATCGAGGAGCCTATAGTGAAAGTCCGTATCACAGGTCCAGCAGCCGGGGTAATGACTGTTAGGGTTGCTGTCACACagaaattgagagagaaaatccCATCAATTGCAGCAGTTCAACTACTGTAA